The genomic segment GAACCTGCTGGTTCAGAAAGGTCTGGACTTCAGCGGCCGTCATGGCATTGAAATCATAGAATTTCGAGTCCGAAATAATGTAACCAGCGTTGAAGTTCTGAGCGCTTACCGATGCTGAGGCCTCTTGGGACATCGCCAGACAGGTAGACAACAGCAGCCCCACGGCGACCAGGACTATGGCGATATCCGTTCCGACTGAACGTAACTGGCGTGATGGCAATGCTTGATCCTCCCATAGCCCCTCAGCATCTCTCGATGCCGCCTATGATTCCGACACGGTCCCCGCTGCATACAGCAGTGAAAAGCTCAAGACCTGTAGGTCTAGCTTATATGCACTGTCTGAGGAGATGAAACACCATAAGCGGTCTTTGAGCTGTAGGAAAGGGTAATAACCCAATCGCCCGATCCAAGTTGGCTGCTTGGTATGCTCAGTTCGCCGCAGGCAGTCGTTGTCGCATTGACCTGCGACGCATGCATGACGATCCTGGTTACCGGGTTCTTAACCGCCGTAAGCGTACAGGTGCCTCCGCTCTCGACGATATTGTTGACGGCCCCGTTCACCGAAATACCGGTACCGCCCGCATCCCACCAGGTGAGTTGCACCTCAGCGACGACACGACCTTGGGAATCGGTGCTTTTCGCCTGACTGGTGGTATCCCTGGCGACTCCATCGCCGGGATCATTCACATCCCGACTGCTGCTGGCGCCGGAGGAAGCCTCGACAGTGGCATCCGAGAAAACGCTCTTCCCTGTGTCAACAGCTGTGGATGATGCTGCCGTCTGCTGGGAGGTGCTCTGCGAAGTCGACGATTGATCCTGAGTGCTCGCCGTTATCTCCGATTGGTGCGCGCTCCATGAAAGTTCGCCCCAAATAAAGAATGCAACGAGCAACAGCCCTACGATCACAACCGTGACGATCATCACTACTTTTTTTCGTTTACCGCTCATAGCAACAACCTATCCTAAGACTTTCCATGAAAGAAGCAGACCATCCTCACATCCAGAGACTCTCACATTAGTATTATCGTCCTTCGACGATCTCATAAGACGTCAATCCTGAAATGGTACTGCCGATCTTACGAACACTGAAATGCTCATATGTGATGTGCTCTATATCTCCTGCGGCTAATATGTACCGTACACCGATCCGGTGGAGTTGCTCCAGATTCAGCACGGCATCGATTCGATCGGGAACGGTGACCGTCAGCATTTTTTCATCCTGCTGAAGGGCCCTGTCAACGAGCATCACGTTCATATATGCATACCGATTGTATTCCTGCGCATAGGAACCGTTCTTATCGAGGATCTTCCACATCTGCATATTTGGTGTGACGGATAATGCGTTGCTCGTTGGAATCCCATTCGCAACCATCAGCTGTGCCAGCAAACTGCTCTGCCCTCCTACCACGATCCACTGGCCCGGCGTGCCTCGCTGTATTGATTCAACCTGTTCGATAGCGGGCTGCCCTGTCAAGGGACTTGCCGAATACTGAATAGGATTGACCGATATTCCCGACAGCACCAGTAATGCGACTGAGAACAGTGTGCATATCCGTGCAAGTACTTTGAACCTCGTGATCAGCGCGCCTGCCGTGACGAGCGAGAAGACGACCAGCACCGCAAGGGAGATGTATCCCAGATAGGCCTTGTACGCGAAGAAAGCCCCAAAGGCCTGCAATAGACATATGACCGTGACCAGCCCATACAGCACATAGTCGCGTGCGCCGAATTCCATATGAGAAACCGCGCGAATCAGGAGTATCACGTTGGCCAGCTCGAACATGACCAGAGCACGGCGAACCGTGGTGTGGGACATGCCCGTGACGGCTGCGATTGATGGCGGAAAGCCTATGAATATATAGAGTCCGAGGAAGGCGATGATCACCAGCAAGAGCATTGCCAGTATGTCTTTGCCCTTACCTTTCACCAGATTGATACCTGCAAGCACGATGCCAAGAGGGAAGAACGTGACAAATGACGATGCCTCGGTCGAATTCCCACCGGAGGCATGGGCTGTCGCGACAAACTCTCTGAAGGGGAAGGCCAAACCGGACATGGTGGAAAACAGCCAGGACAGCTGACCGCCACCTCCATTCGATTCACGGCTTCCCGGGTATACGGTATTCATCGTTGCCTGAATGGTCGGCAAGGATGAACGCAGCACAGTCAGCATCAGAGCTGAGAAGATAAGCACTGTCACTACGACACTCGCCCAATCCCACGGTCTCATGACGGTCGTCCCCCAATGGGTGACGATGAGCCAGACCACCAATATCAGAAGAATAAAGATCAGCGGGATCTGCCAGGCCGGATAAAGAGTGAGTATGAACATGCCTGCGCACAACATGATGCCCAAACCCAATGCGAAGCGTTTCCACTCCTGGTGGGTCCGCAGATACAGCGAGAACAGCAGCACTGAAAGGAAAGCGGCGATGATCATTTCAACCAAGCCGTTAACCGCATACCACCACTGAACAATAGGGGCGCATGCCACCAACGCCGCACCTATGAGCGACAGCCCTCTATGCTCCTGAACAGATTGCGATTCTCCAAGTTCGTTCTGTTGCCCGCCAGACTTTGTGATCAGAAGAAAGAACTGATAAGAGACTAGGAATAGCACGACAAGCCGCGCAGAGGAGTAGAACGCCAGACCGCGTTCGCTGCCCAACAAGAGGTAGCCCCAGTGGAATGGTCTGAATATCTCTGCTGCGGTCCAGACAGGAGCGTCCTTGATGATGAACATGTCTGTGGCCCGATTCCCAAACAGCGTGGAGAAATAGGCGTAATTGTTATAACGCTGGGAGAAAGCCAAGGGCGTGTTGACGATGAATTCATCACTTCTGATGGATCGAGGAGTACCGAATACCAATCCGTTGCCCGCAGACTTCCCAAGTATCGCATCCCAGTATCCCAGCGATGAATTGTTGATGTTGAGAATCACGAATAGCGCGATAATCAATGCACCTATGAGAAAGCGTCTGCGATGCAAGCAGTCGTTCACCTTATGCCAGCCGAAGATCCACCAGGAAAAAACCAACGCACACACCGGGGCGGCCAGAATCCACCTGATCGCAACGATGTACAGGGACTGGGTGTCGGCAAGCTCGGTCTGAAACAAATATTTCGAAGCCGCAGGATAGATAAGGACGATGGCACTTGCGCCTAAGGCTGTGCATACGGCAAGCAACAGCGGTTTCAAGTAACGCTCAACCACAACCATATTGTGTCGTCTTCTATAGGCGTGCATCGACTCCCCTAGCTCCCCTGTGAGAAATCACCACCGAAGCGTGGCCACACTCGTAGCTTCCAACGTCAGGCCGGACTTCATCCTAATTGCGGAATTGCATGAACATATTGCTATCGACAATGAAACGCTTCCTGTCCTGTTCAGCAAGCACATCCAAAATAATGCCGGTGACCACCATCAGGATACCGAGGAGCATTAGCAGCACGGACACGATCAGGGTCGGAAAGCGCAGGACCAAACCGCTTCTCCAGAATTCAAACACTACGGGAAGGAATATGCCAAAACCCCAAATACCGAAAATCACACCCAGAATACCGAAGAAAGGAAGCGGCTTGTATTCACGAATCATATGGAAAATGGTCGAAAGCACCTTAATACCATCACCGAAGGTATCGAGTTTGCTTTCTGAGCCTTCGGGCCGGTCCCGATATTGCACAGGCAACTCATAAATCCGCACATTCTTATCCAAAGAATGTATCGTCATTTCGGTCTCAATCTCAAAACCCTTGGAGAGACAGGGGTAGGTCTTCACAAACTGCCGAGAGAAGGCTCGGTAACCGGTCATGATGTCCCGCACATCGGAGTGGAACATTGCATTGATGGTCCATCTCACCAATTTGTTGCCAAAACCATGAAAAGCGCGTTTGTTTTCTTCGAAATATGTGGAACTCAATCGGTCGCCGACGACCATGTCATAACCACCGATGATTTTTTTCACCATTTCAGGTGCGCTTTCAGCCGGATAGGTATCATCACCATCCACCATGATGTAAGCGTCAGCGTCAATTTCGTTGAACATGGAACGTACCACATTGCCTTTGCCTTGTCGTGGTTCACTTCGCACAACCGCACCGGCATCCGCGGCGATCTGGGCTGTATCGTCGGATGAATTATTATCGTAGACATAGACCGTTGCGAGCGGTAACGCTCTTCTGAAATCCCTGACGACTTTCTCTATCGTTATCGCTTCGTTAAAGCAGGGGATAAGCACTGCAACATCCGATACCTCTGACTCCTTACTCACATATTGGTCAGGCGATTCACCCTGCACAACACTCATCCACTATCTCCCTACCGCATTCAAAATCAGCTACGCAGCTTTCTCTCTCTATTCCAACAACATCCACCATGATAACGACAATTCAGTAGGTGCACAGCCACACCAGGAACCTCCTCAGTCCCTCTTGAACAAATCCCTGGTATATATCTTTTCTTCTGCACCAGCCAGATCTGTATTCCAACGGTTGGCTACAATCACATTGCTTCGGCGCTTGAAGTCTTCAAGATCTTTGGTGACCTCACTACCAAAGAACTCATCGTCTTTCATTGTCGGTTCATACACGAGAACCGTCACACCTCGCGCCTTGACCCGCTTCATAACACCTTGAATTGCAGATTGACGGAAATTATCTGACCCTGATTTCATCGTCAACCGATACACGCCAACAACCGGATTCTCAATACCTTGGATGCGCTCTTCAATCTCGGTAGCAATGAAGTCTTTACGAGTGCGATTAGCATCTACGATTGCAGAAATGAGATTCTGCGGTACTTCGGAGTAATTAGCAAGCAACTGTTTAGTGTCTTTAGGTAGGCAGTAACCACCGTATCCGAAACTGGGATTATTGTAATCTGACCGGATACGCGGATCAAGGCAGACACCGTTAATGATTTCTCGTGTTGAAAGCCCGCGACTTTCGGCATAAGTATCAAGTTCATTGAAATATGCGACTCGCAACGCTAAATACGTGTTAGCAAAAAGCTTGATTGCTTCAGCCTCAGTAGTACCCACGACAAGTTCCGGGATACCCTGGCTACCATCATCATTATGACGCGAGGACTCAGCAGGGTCAGCTCCCTGTGCCAATAAATCAACAAAAGTATGTGCCGCTGTAACGGCTTGTTGGTTGTCAGTCGGAGCACCAAGCACAATACGCGATGGATGCAAATTGTCGTAGAGTGCATGACCCTCACGTAAGAACTCCGGCGAAAAGAGTAAACGCTCGTCACCAAGACGAGTGCGTAAATGCTCAGTGTATCCAACAGGAATGGTGGACTTGATAATGATCCAAGCTGTCGGATTTACTTCGCGAATAGCACTGATTGCTGCTTCCACACTAGAAGTATCAAAGTAATTTTGCTGCGAATCATAATTGGTCGGGGTCGCAACCACAGCAAAATCTGCACCTTCGTAAGCTTCTTTTGGATTCAGCGTGGCCGTAAAACCGAGGGGCCGTTTCCCTGATTTGTCGTCGTCAAGGAAAGCTGTAATCTCTGTATCTACAATGGGACTTTTCCCATTATTGAGCATTTCAACCTTTTCGGGGATGATATCTAAAGCGTGCACATCATTGTGTTGCGCCAGCAGCAATGCTACCGATAACCCGACATATCCTGTACCAGCAACCGCGATCTTCATTAATCCGTCCTGTCCGTTGTTGTGTTGTCGGTTTTTGGCCCAGTATGTTCTACTATCACCTAATAACCGACCTGCTCTTTGCTCTACCCGCCACAATACTCAGGTGATGGTAATTAGATACAAGTTACCGCTAAGTTTTGTGCAACATCTACAATGAGGGCCATGTTCAACATTGGTTTGTATCACCAACGAACATGACCCTCTTGTGTAGCTACAACTTGCAGCTTGTTTACTTGTCTACTTGTTAACCGCCTTAAACCAGCGCAGCCCAACTCCGCATAATGCTAAGAGCACTATGGCAGCTACGATAAGTAGTGAATTCGTTCCAGTCTTTGCCAGGCGCTCTTGCAATATATTTGTCTTCTGTGTTGCAAGGGGTTTGGAATCCGAATCTGTAGCGTTACCTTTAGCTGCGCTGTCACTACCACTACCACTACCACTACCATGCTGAGTAGTGCCACCAGAGTGCCCAGTATCCGATCCAGCTCCACTCTGACCATTGCTACCACCACCATCATTATCACCGTTCGAACCATTATCTTGGCC from the Bifidobacterium sp. genome contains:
- a CDS encoding UDP binding domain-containing protein, which codes for MKIAVAGTGYVGLSVALLLAQHNDVHALDIIPEKVEMLNNGKSPIVDTEITAFLDDDKSGKRPLGFTATLNPKEAYEGADFAVVATPTNYDSQQNYFDTSSVEAAISAIREVNPTAWIIIKSTIPVGYTEHLRTRLGDERLLFSPEFLREGHALYDNLHPSRIVLGAPTDNQQAVTAAHTFVDLLAQGADPAESSRHNDDGSQGIPELVVGTTEAEAIKLFANTYLALRVAYFNELDTYAESRGLSTREIINGVCLDPRIRSDYNNPSFGYGGYCLPKDTKQLLANYSEVPQNLISAIVDANRTRKDFIATEIEERIQGIENPVVGVYRLTMKSGSDNFRQSAIQGVMKRVKARGVTVLVYEPTMKDDEFFGSEVTKDLEDFKRRSNVIVANRWNTDLAGAEEKIYTRDLFKRD
- a CDS encoding glycosyltransferase family 2 protein, giving the protein MSVVQGESPDQYVSKESEVSDVAVLIPCFNEAITIEKVVRDFRRALPLATVYVYDNNSSDDTAQIAADAGAVVRSEPRQGKGNVVRSMFNEIDADAYIMVDGDDTYPAESAPEMVKKIIGGYDMVVGDRLSSTYFEENKRAFHGFGNKLVRWTINAMFHSDVRDIMTGYRAFSRQFVKTYPCLSKGFEIETEMTIHSLDKNVRIYELPVQYRDRPEGSESKLDTFGDGIKVLSTIFHMIREYKPLPFFGILGVIFGIWGFGIFLPVVFEFWRSGLVLRFPTLIVSVLLMLLGILMVVTGIILDVLAEQDRKRFIVDSNMFMQFRN
- a CDS encoding DUF7657 domain-containing protein, whose protein sequence is MVVVERYLKPLLLAVCTALGASAIVLIYPAASKYLFQTELADTQSLYIVAIRWILAAPVCALVFSWWIFGWHKVNDCLHRRRFLIGALIIALFVILNINNSSLGYWDAILGKSAGNGLVFGTPRSIRSDEFIVNTPLAFSQRYNNYAYFSTLFGNRATDMFIIKDAPVWTAAEIFRPFHWGYLLLGSERGLAFYSSARLVVLFLVSYQFFLLITKSGGQQNELGESQSVQEHRGLSLIGAALVACAPIVQWWYAVNGLVEMIIAAFLSVLLFSLYLRTHQEWKRFALGLGIMLCAGMFILTLYPAWQIPLIFILLILVVWLIVTHWGTTVMRPWDWASVVVTVLIFSALMLTVLRSSLPTIQATMNTVYPGSRESNGGGGQLSWLFSTMSGLAFPFREFVATAHASGGNSTEASSFVTFFPLGIVLAGINLVKGKGKDILAMLLLVIIAFLGLYIFIGFPPSIAAVTGMSHTTVRRALVMFELANVILLIRAVSHMEFGARDYVLYGLVTVICLLQAFGAFFAYKAYLGYISLAVLVVFSLVTAGALITRFKVLARICTLFSVALLVLSGISVNPIQYSASPLTGQPAIEQVESIQRGTPGQWIVVGGQSSLLAQLMVANGIPTSNALSVTPNMQMWKILDKNGSYAQEYNRYAYMNVMLVDRALQQDEKMLTVTVPDRIDAVLNLEQLHRIGVRYILAAGDIEHITYEHFSVRKIGSTISGLTSYEIVEGR